The following are from one region of the Staphylococcus schleiferi genome:
- a CDS encoding LysM peptidoglycan-binding domain-containing protein: protein MKKFAFAFTMASGAAALLTHHDAEASTQHTVQSGESLWSIAQQYGTSVDQIKQANQLDNNMVFPGQVLSIGGGSGAGGAATAQSSNNGSHVVQAGESLNVIAAQYGVSVQDLMRANGLNSYLIHPQQTLKIPGGSGGAQAPQSGGANGSSTGNGGYTSPTFNHQNLYDWGQCTWHVFNRRAETGQPISTYWWNADHWASNAAADGYTVDHNPTVGSIMQNFEGPVGHVAYVERTNPDGSILISEMNYNTPPGVVDYRTIPASVASQYNYIH, encoded by the coding sequence TTGAAAAAATTCGCATTTGCATTTACGATGGCATCTGGCGCAGCTGCATTATTAACGCATCATGATGCCGAAGCTTCAACGCAACATACGGTTCAATCTGGAGAGTCATTATGGTCAATCGCACAACAATACGGCACATCTGTTGATCAAATTAAACAAGCCAATCAGTTAGACAATAACATGGTATTCCCTGGTCAAGTCCTCTCAATCGGTGGAGGCAGCGGTGCTGGTGGTGCTGCAACAGCACAATCATCTAATAATGGTTCACACGTTGTACAAGCAGGCGAATCTTTAAATGTTATTGCCGCACAATATGGTGTCAGTGTCCAAGATTTGATGCGTGCAAATGGCTTAAATAGTTATTTGATCCATCCACAACAAACTTTAAAAATCCCTGGTGGTTCTGGTGGTGCACAAGCCCCTCAAAGCGGTGGCGCAAATGGTTCATCCACAGGTAACGGAGGCTATACTTCTCCAACATTTAATCATCAAAATTTATACGACTGGGGTCAATGTACATGGCACGTGTTCAACCGTCGTGCTGAAACAGGCCAACCTATCAGTACGTATTGGTGGAATGCCGATCATTGGGCTAGCAATGCAGCAGCTGATGGATATACAGTAGATCACAATCCTACTGTTGGCTCTATTATGCAAAACTTTGAAGGTCCAGTCGGTCACGTAGCTTATGTTGAGCGTACAAATCCAGATGGTAGCATTCTTATTTCAGAAATGAATTACAATACGCCTCCAGGTGTTGTTGATTATCGTACAATTCCTGCTTCAGTTGCGTCTCAATATAATTATATTCACTAA